The Lactuca sativa cultivar Salinas chromosome 2, Lsat_Salinas_v11, whole genome shotgun sequence genome includes the window ATGGTTGATGAAGAAGATGTAGACTTCAATGAGGAATACATGAACGAAAGTGATCCAAGTATTCTCCATTTTCTATTGGCAGGAGGAGACGATGTATGagtttttttactttttatttctataaattatttaatttgttacaactttgataatattatttcaacttatatataaatttttttatcttTAGGTGTCAAGCAAGCAACTTAGGGATGATTTGATGACAATGCTTATTGCAGGACATGAGACAACTGCTGCAGTATTAACATGGACTTTTTATCTTCTTTCAAAGGTACCTTAAATTTAatactaaaattaaaaaaaaattaaaactttatgATAAAGTTATATTTATTAGTGCTTCAATTATGTTGTAGGAACCTAGTGTCATGTCGAAGCTTCAAAACGAGGTTagttccacacacacacacacatacacacacacaatacAATTagacttatggatttaatttaatgatttgcaaaattaattttgttttttcaAAATGATATCGTTGTTAGGTTGATGCGGTTTTAGGCGATAGATTTCCAACCATTGAAGACATGAAGAAACTTAAATATACAACTCGAGTGATCAATGAggtaagaaaataaaataataaaaaaaacatctttatATTTACGTTTATACCCTTACACATTCAATTTGTATGTTTTGTAGTCGTTGAGGCTCTACCCTCAACCACCTGTTTTGATACGTCGTTcccttgaagatgatgttcttgATAAGTATCCGATTAAAAGGTTGAAATCATATAACTTTTTGggtattaaattatattacttAATTTGGGTTtagaaattattaaaaaaaaattatttgttaattgatagGGGTGAAGACTTCTTTATTTCAGTTTGGAATCTCCATCGATCTCCTACACATTGGGAAGATGCAGATAAATTTAACCCTGAAAGATGGCCTTTAGATGGGCCGAATCCCAATGAGACAAATCAAAACTTTAGGTATTTTAAAAGTCGTCATAaatggttaattttttttttttttaaattttgttatgATATAATATAAAGTGTTCACGTGAAGTAAAATGATATGATTGGGTAAAATTATTAAGCGgtgatattttttttagttacttGCCATTTGGTGGTGGACCAAGGAAATGTGTTGGTGACATGTttgcttcatttgaggtaattaTTTAAATATAGATGTCTCAAAAATGAAAGTAAAAATTGGaaataaaaaatcataatttttataaaaagagtaaattacatgagtggtccctatggtttggggtaatttgcacgtttggtccctaacttatttttttaactcggaaggtccttatagtttgtttttgtttcgcgcttggtctttgttttatctaaaaatactattttgtcttttattttttaatttatttaaaaatcaagggcaaaatagtctttttaggtaagatagggaccaaacgcgcaacaaaaacaaactatagggaccttccgagataaaaaataagttagggaccaaacgtgcaaattaccctaaaccatagggaccattcatgtaatttaatctttttataaaaaggctcaaatataaaaaaataaaaaaataaaaaaaaaaaacgaattctattttcttaattaaataaaagggtaaattacaccCATCATCCCTCGTGCATATGTCAGAAAGCGTGTtcagtccctattttcaaaaattaactcggaccatcCCTCGTTTGCTTAAAACTTGCATGCTTCGTCCCTCTGGacataaaaagaccattttgcccttatttatttcttttttatatgtttattaattataaattattaatctattaaaaatatttaattaaatataaacatcATCTCCATTATTGATTAAATGTCAAAATTATTCCCGGTTCTTTCTCAACTTCAGCTACCACCACTTATCATCACCTATGACTACCGTCAACCACCACTTATCACCACCAGAAACCACCACTTTTCACTACTATTTCTCTCCCACCACCTGTTTTGGAAGATGTGTCTTATGTCCGATCACCCCCTAAATTTaataaacaagaacatgaaatcaaagctaactaaaccctaaacctgaAGATCAAACTATAAACCTGTAAATAGAAACTCACGAGTTGTAGTATAAGAAAGAGGATTCAAAATCAAATGCATTGGCGGTCACCCCAAACCCCGCTGCTATCGAAGAACCTCAGATCGATGATGCTAACCACCAAAAAACGTGAAGAATCGGACCTCCGGCAACCACCCCATCATCATGCACACTTTATTTCTTATGTTACTGAACCCCAAACAGAAGGTGGAGCTCGATCAGAAACCCTAGGTGGCGGATCAAAACCCTAGGCGGCGGCAACGTCTCCATCACTATGTAGAACCCGTCGAAAACAGAGAGCAGACCGCCGGGAGTCTTGGTCCATACGGAGAGGAGATCACCAGAGTCATTATGATGAGTCTATTTCATCTAAACAAGACATCGAACAAGCAACAATTACAACAAAATAAAAAACCCCTAACCTTCTTCCGTTAAAGAAGCAGATCGAAGATTAGAATCCGAGAAGAGTTATCGATATGAAATTGATATCCTCGTTTCTGGGGCTGACGGAATTGGCTGGAGATGGTGATAAATGGAGAGAAAGGTTCACCGGAGGTGGAGACGATGGTGGTGGCCGACGATTTGTGTCTGCACTTTCCCTCTCATCGTATATgtgtgtttatttatgattaaaagtgTGGGGAAAGTGAAAGggctttattattatttttttttaatctaataataataagggtaaaaataaattaattataaaataaaaacacaagGGTATTATCGTCATTTCAATTCTGGAACGGACTAAGTTCGCAATAAAATCATCTTTGAGGGATGAAGCGTGCAAGTTGAAATCAAACGAGGGAcgatccgagttaatttttgaaaatagggactaaacacgcTTTCTGACATATGCACGagggacgattggtgtaatttaccctaaatAAAACGTATACTTGTAGGCAATAGTTGCAGTTGCGATGCTTGTCCGGAGATTTAACTTTCAAATGGCACTAGGAGCACCACCCGTaagttaatttttataatttttttttaatttttattaatttacaaattttccttcatttattttttttatttcatttgatcgtaataatatttttgttttttttttaggtGAAAATGACGACAGGAGCAACAATTCACACAACAGAAGGTCTAAACATGACAGTAACACGAAGAATGCAGCCGCCAATTGTTCCTATGCTCGACAatcaaaaattagaaaaaatggAATCTTCCACAAACATTCCAAAAGCTGATCCGGTAGTTAGTTAAAgttttaaacaaaataaaaaaaaaataaaaaaaattgaaaaaagaaaAGATATAATATGCCATGTTGGCGTTCGTTGACCACTCCCGGGATTTAAGGTGACATGAATTTGAAGTGCATATTTTAGTAGAACGGTTTTCTTGTAAATGGTGAGTGgagatttatatttttttagtttatatatgtaatacgacatttttaactattcatccgtgtatgtatatgtaaagtattcATTGCATACATATTGATAATGTTGTCAAAAGTAAAATTGTATGTTTATACGATATATATGCATGTGCTATGCATGGTTTTAATTAGGGAAAATTAGGGAAATAGTGAGATTTTCTAACACATTTCTTTATTCATATTTTGTGGGAGGAATTCAAGTAGATTTTCTACATATTTCTTTAGATTTGTTTTATAGTTGCTTGTTTCAAGAGCATCAAAATATGCACCCCGCTCATCCCCTTCCCTTCACTCACTCCACTTTGTTTAGTGGAGAAGACTCTTCCTTCCTCATCCTCATAATCTTCAAATCCTTTATGATTcgtttttttcattttgattttgtGATTCGTCtttttggttttgattttgtgatttgtttttctttttggtGGCAAAAGGACCAAAGTGGGCAAAAAAATCAAATCATATGGATCAAACGTGTTGGACTAATAGTTGGAAGCAACATGTTTTGGCAAACCATATGGACTCATCATGTATCTTTATCAATAATTTATGTTTCTTTTATGTATTTTAATTGATATTGAATTTGAGAACACCAATatggtttttgttttgtttttttttttttttttattatttcatcCAAGACCGGATCAAATACAAAATTGAATGAGAGTCAAATTTAAACTTgtttattttgaaaaagaaaagatgaataCCAAAGGATTAAACATAAAAATGTGAAAATATAAATATCAAATGTGGGAAATTGAAGTGATATTTACATGAATTATGTAACACCCGTTTTCATAATGGATCAGTTAGTGACCTTGAAAGAATCAAATGAATGGTTTTTGAGGAAAAAcatttgccacgacgtggcatggctTTGTGATTACGCTTTTCTGGTGAGCACCACGATGTGGTTGGAAGTGTGCTACGACGTGGTGGTTGTAGCACCCAAGCctatgatcttttagggtttcttctgTATTTAAAGCCTCTAACTTTAAGATTAGGGCATCCTCTTCAGCCTCTAATCCTCCTAAACGAAACCCTAGCTCCCTTTGATGTTTCTTGTtgtattcttggtgttcttgaggtcTGAAGCCTTGGTTTGCActttgggaagaagaagaagaatgtgtGCTTGCTAGTTAAAAGAGTGTATCTACTTCAGATCTTACATCTCTTGCATATTGTGGAGCTTGGGAATGTATATAACTTTTATCTTTATTATCCTCTTCTTTACTTTCATGCCATGAAGTCCCTTGAAGAAGTGATTTTGGAGTTTTGGACATCTTTAGGACCTTAGGCTAGTTTGGTGATCATCTTTTGGCCTTAGGGGATGGAAAAAGTGTTAAGTTGTGGTCCCCTTTGCTCCATACACAAGTTGAGGTCATGTTTAAGACCTTATGAACTTAGGGTTTAAAATCTTGTCTTGTGGTgaggtcctaatggataaagttggaaactttatccacacCAAATGTCTTTCTAAAACATAATTTGAATATCATATTCAGGAATTAGTCTAAATATTTGATAAGTATCAATACCAATTCCTCCCATAGCCTTGACTGCTTTATGTATATTACACCAAACCCCGGTGGAAGTCTTCTTAGAAATATATTGCACAGGTTTCTTCTACAAATTGTGTAGCCTGATAACACCTGTTTTCCATTGGCttctattttcatttattagacgGCACCACCATTTGACCAGTAGTTCCAAAATATGTGCTTTTAGTGTTGATCCCCAAGACCACCATTTAAGATGGGAGCTGTTACTTCTTGCCATTCAATCCAAtgaattttgttttttaattcaCTTCCCCCATAGGAAATTCCTTCTGATCTTTTCTAGAGCGTCAATAATGCCTTGTGGTGCTTTGTAAAGGGACATAAAGTAGGTAGACAAGATGTTTAGAACTGATCTGATTAAAGTGATGCGACCATCAAATGACAGCGTCTTGACTTTCCAGTCAGATAGTTTAAGATTTGAACTTGTCAATGATGGGTTTCTAGTGTTTCTTCAGACCCATGTTTGCTCCTACCGGTACTCCTAAGTAATTAAATGTGAAAGATTCTTCAACACACCCCAACACTTTGGATAATTCCTTAGATTCATGATCTGAAATCCCTATGCCAAATAATCAAGACTTATAAAAGTTGACTTTTAATCCAAACGAGatgtgaaaacatttgaaaattacTGAGAGATTTCTGATGTAAACATGTCCCATTCTCCTACAAAGATCTCATCATCTGCATAAAACGGATGATAAATATGAGGGCCATTTGATGGAAGTTTAACCCCACTGATCAGGGATTTGTCCAACATACTTTTCAAAGCAATATGTAATCCATCCATAGCAATGATCAAGGATTTCTTTTTAATGTTTTAACTATAAATTACATCAAATAAAAAATCAGTTAACATGAGAGTAAAATTCAAACTTGTTtatttagaaaaagaaaaaatattataTCATAGGATTAAACATAAAAAGGTGAAAAGATAAATACCAAAGGAGAAAACGAGTAGATAAAAGGAACAAAATAGAAATTGAGGAACAACAGGAAAAGAAGTCCAAAACCACGAAGGGTTTTTCATTTTCAGCCTTCAAACCAGCCGCAAAAGGTAAAAAGCGGGGATTACATCAATGGAGCCGGAGAACGAAACGAAAGCAGAGCAAACACAAGAACAAGAGCAAGTTGTGAATCCATGGGAAGTATCGGCTAAAGGCAAGATTGATTATGATAAACTCATCGACAAATTTGGTTGTCAAAGGCTCGACCAATTCTTTGTTGATCGAGTTTTTCGCCTCACTGGTCGTACTCCTCATATCTTCCTCCGCCGTAACGTTTTCTTCGCTCACAGGTATCCATCATACATCCATTGAGTTCCAATCTAGTGATTTTAGAGATATACATCTCAAATGTAGTCGTATTTATGAATTCCTATTGAATATATCAATTGAGGGACTTCGTAATTTTGCATATAGAAGTACGAAACTGACAATGTAGGTTTACCGATATATCATTGAACAGATTTTTTGGCTTTCAAAGTCAAGTATGTTAAGGTTGACTTATCAATTAAGAGTAGTTATCATGTATGTGTATATTAACTTCTTGAATTGATAATTGATGGATTGTTAACCTAAGTATCTGTATATATATTATGCAACAGAGACTTCAATGAGATTCTGGATGCTTATGAACGTGGGGAGAAATTCTATCTCTACACTGGCAGAGGCCCTTCTTCTGAAGCTTTGCATTTAGGGCATCTTGTTCCTTTCATGTTCACCAAGTAAGCTCTGTTACTTATATACCCTTTATCCTCAATCACACACTTTAACTACAAAGATCCATAacccttttttctttttcaaGTCTTTTATAGGACTTAATTAGGTAAACTATCTATGAGTGTGTCTTTGTGAATTAATAGAGAAAGTCAGGCtaactttttacaaatttgccctcaTTTTTGCAGATATTTGCAGGAGGCTTTCAAGGTTCCTCTTGTCATACAATTAACAGATGATGAAAAATGCATGTGGAAGAATCTTACAGTGGAAGAAAGCAAGAGACTTGCTCGTGAGAATGCAAAAGATATTATTGCTTGTGGATTTGACATTTCAAGGACCTTCATATTCTCTGATTTTGACTATGTTGGTGGGTAAGTGGTGTGtgtattttaattttttcaaagaaaaacacacacacacacatacaatcgttcctttctttgaattcttttgttttttttttctattggcTTCTTGTATTCCCTTATGCCTCTAATGTGAGAAGAATCTCATTTGCAGTGCCTTTTATGAGAACATGGTAAAGGTTGCTAAATGTGTCACATACAATAAGGTGTGAATATATCATTACAATTTAGTAATTTACAAATTACAATCATTTGTCATTCTTTCAACTTActgtttctaaaatttttccatCTATTAAACTCTGTTATTCTAATGTTCTTTATTGCTGTTATGAAGGTTGTTGGTATATTTGGTTTCACTGGTGAAGATCACATTGGAAAGATCAGCTTTCCACCTGTCCAGgtctttgtttattttttttattttttatttttttaattaataattattgtGTTTCTCATTATTTTTATGGTTTGAACAAAAATATTGATCATGGAAACTTCAAACCTTTTTAACAAAGTTAACAAACAAGTCATGAATGCAACACATATTTCTATTTTCTAGAGGCTCAATAGCTTTACAATTTCAGTATAATATTAATACATCATTCAATTATAGAAAAGGGTATTTAAGtaattttataacattttttttttttttttgcaggctGTTCCATCATTCCCTAGTTCATTTCCACATTTGTTTCCTGGACAAGATAAACTTAGATGCTTGATTCCATGTGCAATTGATCAGGTTCTTTCTGCAttaagtcaaaaataaaataaaacaaaaccctagttttgtaaTTTGTATTTATGCCcttatttattattattctctgtgtaatttttatataatttcttttatgattttttttttcaggatCCTTATTTCAGGATGACACGTGATGTTGCCCCTAGGTTAGGTTATAACAAACCTGCATTAATCGAATCTTTATTCTTTCCAGCTCTTCAGGTAAATAACCAAGGGtaaatttggaaaaaaaatcatttcctTCACTTTTTGTATTAagttgtttttcattttttttttaaaaaaaaatattgcagGGTGAGACAGGGAAAATGTCTGCAAGTGATGCGAATTCTGCAATATATGTGACTGAttctaaaaatgaaattaaaaacaaGGTTTTTGAATTCTctgtattatttttttatatcttCTATAACTATTGCAATATATTGTaagataatttttttatttttattttttttatattctaCAGGTAAACAGATATGCATTTTCAGGAGGGCAGGATTCTATTGAGAAGCATAGACAGTTGGGAGCAAATCTTGAGGTATTTGAATTTGAAAGATTTCTATAAAAGGGTAGAATAAAATTACTTTTATACCCTTGCTTTTTTAAATAATCAGATTTGAAAAAAGTTGGATGTTTTGTATAGGTGGATATACCTTTCAAATACCTAAGTTTCTTCTTGGAGGATGATGATGAA containing:
- the LOC111886586 gene encoding tryptophan--tRNA ligase, cytoplasmic, yielding MEPENETKAEQTQEQEQVVNPWEVSAKGKIDYDKLIDKFGCQRLDQFFVDRVFRLTGRTPHIFLRRNVFFAHRDFNEILDAYERGEKFYLYTGRGPSSEALHLGHLVPFMFTKYLQEAFKVPLVIQLTDDEKCMWKNLTVEESKRLARENAKDIIACGFDISRTFIFSDFDYVGGAFYENMVKVAKCVTYNKVVGIFGFTGEDHIGKISFPPVQAVPSFPSSFPHLFPGQDKLRCLIPCAIDQDPYFRMTRDVAPRLGYNKPALIESLFFPALQGETGKMSASDANSAIYVTDSKNEIKNKVNRYAFSGGQDSIEKHRQLGANLEVDIPFKYLSFFLEDDDELEHIRKEYGSGRMLTGEIKKRLIDVLTDIVEKHREARAKVTDEMVDAFMAVRPLPNMFN